From Planctomycetota bacterium, one genomic window encodes:
- the wecB gene encoding UDP-N-acetylglucosamine 2-epimerase (non-hydrolyzing), with amino-acid sequence MSKLRPLLLFGTRPEAIKMAPVVLECRRRPEAIDPIVCDAGQHRELLEPVVEYFGLRPDRQLDVMRPGQSLAELTSASLPAIDALLAELKPDCLVVQGDTTTVMAASLAAFYRSVPLAHVEAGLRTGNLRAPWPEELNRRIVGLSAAVHFAPTRRAADALLAEGVPPAAVHVTGNTVIDALLWTVERERARSEHWERRHAALGSRRLVLVTGHRRENFGPGLQAVCQAIATLAKRFPDVAFLYPVHLNPHVLVPVRQMLSGRPNVHLTEPAAYPEFVWLMQRATLILTDSGGVQEEAPSLGKPVLVTRETTERPEAVEAGAAELVGTSFEAIVDRVSLLLTDEAEYARRQFAVSPYGDGQAARRIVGVLEKMRG; translated from the coding sequence ATGAGCAAGTTGCGTCCGTTGCTTCTTTTCGGCACGCGGCCCGAGGCGATCAAGATGGCCCCGGTGGTGCTCGAGTGCCGCCGACGGCCCGAGGCCATTGACCCCATCGTGTGCGACGCCGGCCAGCACCGCGAGCTGCTCGAGCCCGTGGTCGAGTACTTCGGCCTCCGACCCGACCGCCAGCTCGACGTGATGCGCCCCGGCCAGTCGCTGGCCGAGCTGACGAGCGCCTCGCTGCCGGCCATTGACGCCTTGCTCGCCGAGCTGAAGCCCGACTGCCTGGTGGTGCAGGGCGACACGACGACCGTGATGGCCGCCTCCCTCGCCGCCTTCTACCGCTCGGTGCCGCTGGCGCACGTGGAAGCCGGCCTCCGCACCGGCAATCTGCGCGCGCCCTGGCCCGAGGAGCTCAACCGCCGCATCGTCGGCCTCTCCGCCGCCGTGCACTTCGCCCCCACGCGCCGCGCGGCCGATGCCCTCCTCGCCGAGGGCGTGCCGCCCGCCGCTGTGCACGTGACGGGAAACACGGTGATTGACGCACTGCTGTGGACCGTCGAACGCGAGCGCGCCCGTTCGGAGCACTGGGAGCGCAGGCACGCCGCGCTCGGCTCGCGCCGCCTGGTGCTCGTCACGGGCCACCGCCGCGAGAACTTCGGGCCGGGCCTCCAGGCTGTCTGCCAGGCGATCGCCACCCTCGCCAAGCGATTCCCCGACGTGGCCTTCCTCTATCCCGTGCACCTGAACCCCCATGTGCTGGTGCCGGTGAGGCAGATGCTGTCGGGCCGCCCAAACGTCCACCTCACCGAGCCGGCCGCCTATCCTGAATTCGTGTGGCTCATGCAGCGCGCGACGCTCATCCTCACCGACTCGGGCGGCGTGCAGGAGGAGGCCCCTTCGTTGGGCAAGCCCGTCCTCGTGACGCGCGAGACCACCGAGCGCCCCGAGGCAGTCGAAGCAGGCGCCGCCGAGCTGGTCGGTACCTCGTTCGAGGCCATCGTGGACCGCGTGAGCCTGCTGCTCACCGACGAGGCCGAGTACGCCCGCCGCCAGTTCGCCGTCAGCCCCTACGGCGACGGCCAGGCGGCGAGGCGCATAGTGGGGGTCCTTGAGAAGATGAGAGGTTGA
- a CDS encoding serine protease produces MRPVHLMAILFALAPAAQAGALPKSTVDRVAAACVLIQAIEGREGSAGSGFFVGRNEVLTNYHVIKNAAEGGAKVTLVMGADPKTRKLANADVVAGDEDLDLALLRTDQPSVHMLRFATERSLQLTQPVWVAGFPFGAKPGLEVTLTTGTISALRHDDDTGTLRQVQLDAAVNPGNSGGPVVDAAGNVVAVTVAVVKPSVGSGMALAIPCGAAEAFLKAARQAKHRSMRLQVTGRLPVRNVRVTGGQKVEEIWGTSLHITLRSTRDTDELPTLAVEVLNRRREVVARETLEVGALDAREEKTLSLRLRGLGFDDVAACRIAE; encoded by the coding sequence GTGAGACCCGTGCACTTGATGGCTATCCTGTTCGCATTGGCTCCGGCGGCGCAGGCAGGGGCGCTGCCGAAGAGCACGGTGGACCGCGTGGCGGCGGCCTGCGTGCTCATCCAGGCCATCGAGGGCCGAGAGGGGAGCGCCGGCTCGGGCTTCTTCGTGGGCCGCAACGAGGTGCTCACCAACTACCACGTCATCAAGAACGCCGCCGAAGGCGGGGCCAAGGTGACGCTGGTGATGGGCGCCGACCCGAAGACGCGCAAGCTCGCCAACGCCGATGTGGTCGCGGGCGATGAGGACCTCGACCTCGCCCTGCTGCGCACCGACCAGCCGTCCGTCCACATGCTGCGGTTCGCCACCGAACGCTCGCTCCAACTCACCCAGCCGGTGTGGGTGGCCGGCTTCCCGTTCGGCGCCAAGCCGGGCCTCGAGGTCACCCTGACCACAGGCACCATCTCGGCGCTGCGCCACGACGACGACACCGGCACGCTCCGCCAGGTACAGCTCGACGCGGCCGTGAACCCCGGCAACAGCGGCGGGCCCGTGGTGGACGCCGCGGGGAACGTGGTGGCCGTGACCGTGGCGGTGGTGAAGCCATCTGTGGGCAGCGGCATGGCCCTGGCCATCCCCTGTGGCGCAGCCGAGGCGTTCCTCAAGGCGGCCCGCCAGGCGAAGCACCGCTCGATGCGTCTCCAGGTGACCGGGCGGTTGCCCGTCCGCAACGTGCGCGTCACCGGCGGCCAGAAAGTCGAGGAGATCTGGGGCACCAGCCTGCACATCACGCTCCGCAGCACCCGCGACACCGATGAGCTGCCCACTCTCGCGGTCGAGGTGCTCAACCGCCGCCGCGAGGTCGTCGCACGCGAGACCCTCGAGGTCGGCGCCCTCGACGCCCGCGAGGAGAAGACCCTGAGCCTCCGCCTGCGCGGCCTGGGCTTCGACGACGTGGCGGCCTGCCGGATCGCCGAGTGA
- a CDS encoding glycosyltransferase family 39 protein — protein MAALKSAIRNRQAPIALYAVLLLAALLRVVPLGLSNPRFFHVDEWDFVQSAVGMWAEGTLDPGAPYVHPGLYRYSIAATYPLVSLVVPDSVDRKWVPYVAGRLVSAATGVLAVWLVYRLARRILPVGGALAAALILAVAPLHVQFSHVAKPDIMSAMFVALATLLAWRLAEAPQRRLYVWAGVAVGLAVASKYSGIVAAAPVFVAHLAAPSSRAWWRRLADPHLWVAAACSIVAFAVTSPYTLLKLGSVGEGYRILIARPPNPEALPQAPALVQLWDQALSWVTPAVMVLAVIGAVVWRRERQWAALAVVGSVVVATVAMLSLWAVQQPFYLLPLVPAMAVLAAAPVARIGAWRRWAGGALLVLCLVPSALRSAEEIVRLWQPGTRQLARAWLERNLLKPPGYILRDYDSLESTAEDSLPVIDAGFGFYDKVDRGYLKRHGITHFVLSDTAAATVHLTPEAAQRRSEAHARLVALGERLVRFLPSRWREGPGIEVYKVKDSVLVEFEREREQAAADARAKVKAVEDKLATRPGDAALHLEAGRLLCDLAAHSRADELTAIWERAGEHFRQAALASPKSGDAPYNQGCLYLRIAAWTTSARGPEAAGAWFARAADAFRAAIARDPSQADYHFNLGFALWSAVTPNEAARRHAIEEGTKAFRRATELDPDIRIPDPHILAVAERGPQPMH, from the coding sequence ATGGCTGCTCTGAAATCCGCAATCCGCAATCGTCAAGCCCCGATCGCTCTCTACGCTGTCCTCCTCCTGGCTGCCCTGCTCCGCGTGGTGCCCCTCGGGCTGTCGAACCCGCGCTTCTTCCACGTGGACGAGTGGGACTTCGTGCAGTCGGCCGTGGGCATGTGGGCCGAGGGCACGCTGGACCCCGGCGCGCCCTACGTGCATCCCGGCCTTTACCGCTACTCGATCGCGGCAACCTATCCCCTGGTGTCGCTCGTCGTCCCCGATTCCGTGGACCGCAAGTGGGTGCCCTACGTGGCCGGGCGGCTCGTGAGCGCGGCGACGGGCGTGCTGGCCGTGTGGCTGGTGTATCGCCTCGCCCGCCGCATCCTGCCCGTGGGCGGCGCGCTCGCCGCGGCGCTCATCCTGGCCGTCGCGCCGCTGCACGTGCAGTTCTCGCACGTCGCCAAGCCCGATATCATGTCGGCGATGTTCGTGGCGCTGGCCACCCTGCTGGCATGGCGCCTGGCCGAGGCGCCCCAGCGGCGGCTCTACGTGTGGGCCGGCGTGGCGGTGGGCCTGGCCGTGGCGTCGAAGTACAGCGGCATCGTGGCTGCCGCGCCGGTGTTCGTCGCCCATCTGGCCGCTCCCAGCAGCCGGGCGTGGTGGAGGCGGCTGGCGGACCCGCACCTGTGGGTTGCCGCGGCGTGCAGCATCGTGGCCTTTGCTGTCACGTCGCCCTACACGCTCCTCAAGCTCGGCAGCGTGGGGGAGGGCTACCGCATTCTCATCGCCCGCCCGCCGAACCCCGAGGCGTTGCCCCAGGCGCCGGCGCTGGTGCAGTTGTGGGACCAGGCGCTGAGCTGGGTGACGCCGGCGGTCATGGTGCTCGCCGTGATAGGCGCCGTGGTGTGGCGGCGCGAGAGGCAATGGGCGGCCCTGGCCGTCGTCGGCTCAGTCGTCGTGGCCACGGTGGCGATGCTGTCGCTGTGGGCGGTGCAGCAGCCGTTCTACCTGCTGCCGCTGGTGCCCGCGATGGCGGTGCTCGCGGCGGCGCCAGTTGCCCGGATCGGCGCGTGGCGGCGATGGGCGGGGGGCGCGCTGCTCGTCCTGTGCCTTGTGCCCTCCGCGCTGCGGAGCGCGGAGGAGATCGTTCGCCTCTGGCAGCCCGGCACGCGGCAGCTCGCGAGGGCCTGGCTGGAGAGGAACCTGCTGAAGCCGCCGGGCTATATCCTCCGCGACTACGACAGCCTGGAGTCCACCGCCGAGGACTCGCTGCCCGTCATAGACGCCGGGTTCGGCTTCTACGACAAGGTGGACCGCGGCTATCTGAAGCGGCACGGCATCACCCACTTCGTCCTCAGCGACACGGCGGCGGCGACGGTGCACCTGACGCCCGAGGCTGCGCAACGCCGCTCCGAGGCCCACGCACGGCTCGTCGCTCTCGGTGAGCGACTGGTCCGCTTCCTCCCCAGCCGTTGGCGCGAGGGGCCGGGCATCGAGGTCTACAAGGTCAAAGACAGCGTGCTCGTGGAGTTCGAGCGCGAACGCGAGCAAGCCGCCGCCGATGCCCGCGCGAAAGTGAAGGCCGTCGAGGACAAGCTGGCCACGCGCCCCGGCGATGCGGCGTTGCACCTGGAGGCCGGCCGTCTGCTGTGCGACCTCGCCGCCCACAGCCGCGCTGACGAGCTCACGGCGATCTGGGAGCGCGCGGGCGAACACTTCCGCCAGGCGGCCCTGGCCAGCCCGAAGAGCGGCGACGCCCCCTACAACCAGGGCTGCCTGTACCTGCGCATCGCGGCCTGGACCACCAGCGCCCGGGGCCCCGAGGCGGCCGGCGCCTGGTTCGCCCGCGCGGCCGACGCCTTCCGCGCCGCCATCGCACGCGACCCCAGCCAGGCCGACTACCATTTCAACCTCGGCTTCGCCCTCTGGTCGGCCGTAACGCCCAACGAGGCGGCCCGCCGCCACGCCATCGAGGAAGGCACCAAGGCCTTCCGACGCGCAACGGAGCTGGACCCCGACATTCGCATCCCCGACCCCCACATCCTCGCCGTCGCCGAACGCGGCCCACAGCCGATGCATTGA
- a CDS encoding glycosyltransferase family 2 protein, whose protein sequence is MSATASPPWRRPRRKILVVLPAYNEEANLGALLERIDQAMFEDGEDYAVIVVDDGSRDATARVAEDHARHMPVRVLRHERNQGLGATIRDGLMAAAEMAADDDIVVAMDADNTHTPGLIHSIVQRITEGNEVVIASRYRAGSYVRGVPLHRRFLSYAASLMMRVVFPTHGVRDYTCGYRGYRGRVLKDAVAKMGRGLVSEDGFQCMVDILLKLRTMGVIFGEVPLILRYDLKGGASKLRVGRTIVRTLWLALRRRLGR, encoded by the coding sequence ATGAGCGCCACGGCCTCTCCTCCCTGGCGACGTCCTCGGAGGAAGATCCTCGTCGTCCTGCCCGCCTACAACGAGGAGGCGAACCTCGGCGCGCTGCTCGAGCGCATTGACCAGGCGATGTTCGAGGATGGCGAGGACTACGCGGTGATCGTGGTGGACGACGGCAGCCGCGACGCGACGGCCCGCGTGGCTGAGGACCACGCTCGGCACATGCCGGTCAGGGTTCTCCGCCACGAGCGCAACCAGGGGCTCGGCGCGACCATCCGCGATGGCCTCATGGCCGCCGCCGAAATGGCCGCCGACGACGATATCGTGGTGGCCATGGACGCCGACAACACGCACACGCCCGGCCTCATCCACAGCATCGTGCAGCGCATCACGGAGGGCAACGAGGTGGTCATCGCCTCGCGCTACCGCGCCGGCTCCTACGTGCGCGGCGTGCCGCTGCACCGCCGGTTCCTCAGCTATGCCGCGAGCCTGATGATGCGCGTCGTGTTCCCCACCCACGGCGTGCGCGATTACACGTGCGGCTACCGCGGCTATCGCGGCCGCGTGCTCAAGGACGCCGTGGCCAAGATGGGCCGCGGACTCGTGAGCGAGGACGGCTTCCAGTGCATGGTGGATATTCTGCTCAAGTTGCGCACGATGGGCGTGATCTTCGGCGAGGTGCCGCTGATCCTGCGCTACGACCTCAAGGGCGGCGCCAGCAAGCTGCGCGTCGGCCGGACCATCGTGCGCACCCTGTGGCTGGCCCTGCGAAGACGCCTGGGGCGATAG
- a CDS encoding methyltransferase gives MTTSPFDADYYRTYYREYARQNPPRKLRFYARMVERHTAAGTPRRIHDLGCGFGDFLATLDPSWEICGSDISDHAIAQAAQRHPRGAFKVASATDRGVFPGAFGVVTAFDVLEHVADLDAVAAAVTGQLAPGGAFLFVVPVYDGLSGPIIRALDRDPTHVRKWPRRRWLGWAAKHFRVVEWLGAVRYLFPLFGYLHVTTRLLRRHTPAILVACRRNPSGRS, from the coding sequence ATGACCACCTCTCCCTTCGACGCTGACTACTATCGGACATACTACCGCGAATACGCGCGGCAGAACCCGCCGCGCAAGCTGCGGTTTTATGCCCGCATGGTCGAGCGGCACACGGCGGCGGGCACCCCGCGGCGCATCCACGACCTCGGCTGCGGTTTCGGCGATTTCCTGGCCACCCTCGACCCCTCGTGGGAGATCTGTGGCTCCGACATCAGCGATCATGCCATCGCCCAGGCCGCCCAGCGGCATCCGCGCGGGGCGTTCAAGGTCGCCAGCGCCACCGACCGCGGGGTGTTCCCCGGCGCGTTCGGCGTAGTGACGGCTTTCGACGTGCTGGAGCACGTGGCCGACCTCGATGCCGTGGCCGCGGCAGTGACCGGGCAGCTTGCGCCTGGCGGCGCCTTTCTCTTCGTGGTGCCCGTCTACGACGGCCTCAGCGGCCCCATCATCCGCGCCCTCGACCGCGACCCCACCCACGTGCGCAAGTGGCCTCGCCGCCGCTGGCTCGGGTGGGCGGCGAAGCACTTTCGGGTGGTCGAATGGCTCGGTGCCGTGCGGTATCTGTTCCCGCTGTTCGGCTACCTGCACGTGACGACGCGCCTCCTCCGCCGCCACACCCCCGCCATCCTCGTCGCCTGCCGCAGGAACCCGTCGGGACGGTCGTAG